In one Haemophilus parainfluenzae genomic region, the following are encoded:
- the priC gene encoding primosomal replication protein PriC, translating into MSIQSLLNALEQKVQQLTQAYQTDSDKKINAKFNRTLFTEDFETVGFYLKEIQQSLTKLCKITHQNEEQIVFMAEHLLGQCTALTEAMNRKHKKPIQPKIAEPQVASSKSQHSIHRLPPRERLEKYYEALQQLTEKYEEAKAQADTAQTDIQRDMHKQTAAIYLTRRQKCLEAIETLEEYLAFKEAQESAVKK; encoded by the coding sequence ATGTCTATTCAATCATTACTCAATGCGCTCGAGCAAAAAGTACAGCAACTGACTCAAGCCTATCAAACTGACTCTGATAAAAAAATCAACGCGAAATTTAACCGCACTTTATTTACCGAAGATTTTGAAACCGTCGGTTTTTATCTCAAAGAAATCCAACAAAGCTTAACTAAGCTATGTAAAATTACTCATCAAAATGAAGAACAAATTGTATTTATGGCAGAACATCTTTTAGGGCAATGTACCGCCTTGACCGAAGCCATGAATCGCAAGCATAAAAAGCCCATTCAGCCGAAAATAGCAGAGCCACAAGTTGCAAGTAGTAAATCACAACATAGCATTCATCGTCTCCCTCCTAGAGAGCGTCTAGAAAAGTATTATGAAGCCTTGCAGCAACTCACGGAAAAATACGAAGAAGCTAAAGCACAAGCGGATACGGCACAAACAGATATTCAACGAGATATGCATAAGCAAACTGCGGCAATTTATTTAACGCGCCGTCAAAAATGTTTAGAGGCGATTGAGACCTTAGAAGAATACCTTGCCTTTAAAGAAGCCCAAGAAAGTGCGGTCAAAAAATAA
- a CDS encoding Na+/H+ antiporter family protein — MLSNPVVISIVVLLALSLLRVNVVIALVISALTAGLCGDLGLSKTIEAFTGGLGGGAEVAMNYAMLGAFAIAISKSGITDLLAYKIITRMNKTPTGKNLAWFKYMLLGILLLFSISSQNLLPVHIAFIPIVVPPLLSIFNRLKIDRRAVACIITFGLTATYMILPVGFGKIFIESVLVKNINLAGAPLGLQTSVGEVSFAMLIPVIGMILGLLTAVFVTYRKPREYVVTTAEPTTAEIEQHIANIKPIQITASAVAIVATFATQLFTSSTIIGGLVGLIIFGAFGIFKLKESNDIFQQGLRLMAMIGFVMIAASGFANVINTTSGVKELVDALSTGAIQSKGVAAFLMLLVGLLITMGIGSSFSTVPIITSIYVPLCLSFGFSPLATVAIVGVAAALGDAGSPASDSTLGPTSGLNIDGKHDHIWDSVVPTFIHYNIPLLAFGWIAAMTL, encoded by the coding sequence ATGCTATCTAATCCCGTTGTTATTTCAATTGTCGTGCTACTGGCGTTAAGCCTACTGCGCGTGAACGTGGTTATCGCACTTGTGATTTCGGCCCTTACAGCTGGTTTATGCGGAGACTTAGGTTTAAGCAAAACCATTGAAGCCTTTACAGGTGGTTTAGGTGGTGGTGCTGAAGTTGCCATGAACTATGCGATGCTCGGTGCATTTGCCATTGCGATTTCAAAATCTGGCATCACTGATTTGCTTGCTTATAAAATTATTACTCGAATGAACAAAACACCAACCGGCAAAAATTTAGCTTGGTTTAAATATATGCTACTTGGTATTTTGCTTTTATTCTCAATTTCATCCCAAAACTTGCTCCCAGTACACATTGCGTTTATTCCGATTGTGGTACCGCCTTTACTTTCTATTTTTAACCGTTTAAAAATCGATCGTCGTGCAGTGGCTTGTATTATTACCTTTGGTTTAACCGCAACCTATATGATCTTGCCGGTTGGCTTCGGGAAAATCTTTATCGAAAGCGTTTTAGTAAAAAATATCAATCTGGCTGGTGCTCCACTCGGTTTACAAACCAGTGTTGGTGAAGTTTCTTTTGCTATGCTTATCCCTGTTATTGGTATGATTCTTGGTTTACTCACTGCCGTATTTGTTACCTATCGCAAACCGCGCGAGTATGTTGTGACAACGGCAGAACCCACTACAGCTGAAATTGAACAACACATTGCGAATATTAAACCTATTCAAATTACCGCAAGTGCGGTCGCCATTGTCGCCACTTTTGCCACCCAGCTTTTCACAAGCTCTACAATTATTGGTGGTTTAGTCGGTTTAATCATTTTCGGGGCATTCGGTATCTTCAAACTCAAAGAAAGTAACGACATTTTCCAACAAGGTTTACGCTTAATGGCAATGATTGGCTTCGTTATGATTGCTGCCTCTGGTTTCGCGAATGTGATTAATACCACAAGTGGCGTGAAAGAATTAGTTGATGCACTTTCAACCGGTGCGATTCAAAGTAAAGGCGTTGCCGCATTCTTAATGTTACTCGTTGGGTTATTGATTACCATGGGTATTGGTTCTTCTTTCTCAACTGTACCAATTATTACCTCAATTTATGTACCACTCTGTCTCTCTTTTGGTTTCTCACCACTTGCGACAGTAGCTATCGTAGGTGTAGCAGCAGCATTAGGGGATGCGGGTTCACCGGCTTCTGACTCAACACTTGGGCCGACATCCGGTTTAAATATAGATGGTAAACACGACCACATTTGGGATTCTGTTGTGCCAACCTTTATTCACTACAATATCCCACTATTAGCGTTCGGTTGGATTGCAGCCATGACCCTTTAA
- the rne gene encoding ribonuclease E, translating into MKRMLINATQKEELRVALVDGQRLFDLDIESPGHEQKKANIYKGKITRVEPSLEAAFVDYGAERHGFLPLKEIAREYFPADYVFQGRPNIRDILTEGQEVIVQVNKEERGNKGAALTTFVSLAGSYLVIMPNNPRAGGISRRIEGDERIELKEALSSLDVPEGVGLIVRTAGVGKSPEELQWDLKVLLHHWEAIKQASQSRPAPFLIHQESDVIVRAIRDYLRRDIGEILIDSPKVFEKAKAHIKLVRPDFINRVKLYQGEVPLFSHYQIESQIESAFQREVRLPSGGSIVIDVTEALTAIDINSARSTRGGDIEETALNTNLEAADEIARQLRLRDLGGLVVIDFIDMTPVRHQREVENRIRDAVRQDRARIQISRISRFGLLEMSRQRLSPSLGESSHHVCPRCQGTGKVRDNESLSLSILRLIEEEALKENTKQVHTIVPVQIASYLLNEKRKAVHSIEKRHDVDIIVVPNEAMETPHFSVFRVREGEELNELSYNLAKFHDAQDDTFVPEESLVSRNIETAAVTSEQVMESAAVSLSIPTAAPAPVERKSEEPSLFAKIVAAIKGLFASEPKEEEKNQNNRNNRNNNRNNRRNQDRRNNRRSRNNENNDNAKNTDEENVRPTRERVNNRRNRRNANEEVTSESAVNFANVSDDNRQEEKADKPVAERRQRRDLRKRVRIDDNSTDVNENVIEAVEVPVVETVQNEVVENNVADNAEDKPRQERQRRTPRHLRTSNNQRRRRNEVKSPMPLFAAVASPELASGKVCIDYSAVNAPKENNFLSVDELLEQEKTKKGVITPATGIVVEEKSVEAQPALDFITQPANEAVQQKVQESLERLHHKSEPVAKVATTEVEPQEKTEFVRSYVFTGRAGTISAVQHTKAAMTLAKAPDEESKPFPIVEWTESRYYFNGKGAAGHHSAISHIYSEATQAKSE; encoded by the coding sequence ATGAAAAGAATGTTAATCAATGCGACTCAAAAAGAAGAGTTGCGCGTTGCGTTGGTCGATGGCCAGCGTTTATTCGACTTGGATATTGAAAGTCCTGGTCATGAACAGAAAAAAGCAAATATTTACAAAGGAAAAATCACTCGCGTAGAGCCGAGTTTAGAAGCAGCCTTTGTGGATTATGGTGCAGAGCGCCATGGCTTCCTTCCTTTAAAAGAAATTGCCCGCGAGTATTTCCCTGCTGATTATGTGTTCCAAGGTCGTCCAAATATCCGTGATATTTTGACCGAAGGCCAAGAAGTGATCGTTCAGGTGAATAAAGAAGAACGTGGCAATAAAGGTGCAGCCTTAACCACTTTTGTTTCCCTTGCCGGTAGTTATTTGGTGATTATGCCAAATAATCCGCGTGCAGGTGGTATCTCTCGTCGTATTGAAGGCGATGAACGTATCGAATTAAAAGAAGCATTGAGTTCTTTAGATGTACCAGAAGGCGTTGGTCTTATCGTGCGTACAGCGGGTGTGGGTAAATCACCAGAAGAATTACAATGGGACTTAAAAGTACTTTTACATCATTGGGAAGCGATCAAACAAGCTTCACAAAGTCGTCCAGCGCCGTTCTTAATTCACCAAGAAAGTGATGTGATCGTTCGTGCGATCCGTGATTACTTGCGTCGTGATATCGGTGAGATCTTAATTGATAGCCCGAAAGTATTTGAAAAAGCGAAAGCACACATCAAACTTGTACGCCCAGATTTCATCAATCGTGTGAAGCTGTATCAAGGCGAAGTGCCGCTATTTAGCCACTATCAAATTGAGTCACAAATTGAATCCGCCTTCCAACGTGAAGTTCGCTTACCTTCTGGCGGTTCAATTGTCATTGATGTGACAGAAGCGTTAACGGCGATCGATATCAACTCGGCGCGTTCAACTCGTGGTGGTGATATTGAAGAAACCGCATTAAATACTAACCTTGAAGCCGCAGATGAAATTGCTCGTCAATTACGTTTACGTGACTTAGGTGGTTTAGTGGTCATCGATTTCATCGATATGACACCAGTTCGTCACCAACGTGAAGTTGAAAACCGTATTCGTGATGCGGTACGTCAAGACCGTGCTCGAATTCAAATTAGCCGTATTTCTCGCTTCGGCTTATTGGAAATGTCACGTCAGCGTTTAAGCCCATCATTAGGTGAGTCTTCTCACCATGTTTGCCCACGCTGTCAAGGTACAGGTAAAGTGCGTGATAACGAAAGTTTATCACTTTCTATCTTACGTTTAATCGAAGAAGAAGCGTTAAAAGAAAATACCAAACAAGTACACACCATCGTGCCAGTACAAATCGCGTCTTACTTACTTAACGAAAAACGTAAAGCCGTTCATAGCATCGAAAAACGCCATGATGTTGATATTATCGTGGTACCAAATGAAGCAATGGAAACGCCACATTTCAGCGTATTCCGTGTTCGTGAGGGCGAAGAGCTAAATGAATTAAGCTATAACTTAGCGAAATTCCATGATGCACAAGACGATACATTTGTACCAGAAGAGTCTCTAGTTTCTCGCAATATTGAAACTGCAGCAGTGACATCTGAGCAAGTGATGGAAAGTGCGGCAGTATCTTTATCGATTCCAACGGCTGCACCAGCACCGGTTGAGCGTAAATCGGAAGAACCATCATTGTTTGCGAAAATTGTTGCCGCAATTAAAGGTTTATTTGCTTCTGAACCAAAAGAAGAAGAGAAAAATCAAAATAACCGCAACAATCGTAACAACAACCGTAATAATCGCCGCAATCAAGATCGTCGTAATAATCGCCGTTCTCGCAATAATGAAAACAACGATAATGCGAAAAATACAGATGAAGAAAATGTGCGTCCAACTCGCGAGCGTGTAAATAATCGTCGCAATCGTCGTAACGCGAATGAAGAAGTGACATCTGAAAGTGCGGTTAATTTTGCTAATGTTTCTGATGATAATCGTCAAGAAGAAAAAGCAGATAAACCGGTAGCAGAGCGTCGTCAACGTCGTGATTTACGTAAACGTGTTCGTATTGATGACAATTCAACTGATGTAAACGAGAATGTTATTGAAGCGGTTGAAGTACCCGTTGTTGAGACTGTTCAAAATGAAGTAGTTGAAAACAATGTTGCTGATAATGCTGAAGATAAACCACGTCAAGAACGTCAGCGTCGTACTCCACGTCATTTACGTACATCGAATAATCAACGCCGTCGTCGTAATGAAGTGAAGTCACCAATGCCATTATTTGCGGCAGTTGCTTCGCCTGAATTAGCAAGCGGTAAAGTATGCATCGATTATTCTGCTGTGAATGCACCGAAAGAAAATAATTTCTTATCGGTGGATGAATTGCTTGAGCAAGAAAAAACGAAAAAAGGTGTGATTACGCCAGCAACAGGTATTGTCGTGGAAGAGAAATCAGTTGAAGCACAACCAGCGTTAGATTTCATTACTCAACCGGCAAATGAAGCTGTTCAACAGAAAGTGCAAGAATCATTAGAACGCTTGCATCATAAATCAGAACCTGTTGCTAAAGTTGCAACGACAGAAGTTGAACCACAAGAGAAAACAGAGTTTGTTCGCTCTTATGTGTTCACTGGTCGTGCAGGTACCATTTCAGCGGTACAACACACTAAAGCAGCGATGACATTAGCTAAAGCACCAGATGAAGAGTCTAAACCATTCCCAATTGTAGAATGGACGGAGTCTCGCTATTACTTTAACGGTAAAGGCGCCGCAGGCCATCATAGTGCAATTAGTCATATTTATTCTGAAGCGACACAAGCGAAATCAGAGTAA
- the rnt gene encoding ribonuclease T, whose translation MSNSQETPYHHQLKNRFRGYFPVIIDVETAGFDAKKDALLELAAITLKMDENGNLHPDQKCHFHIEPFEGANINPESLKFNGIDIHNPLRGAVSELDAITGLFQMVRRGQKDAECQRSIIVAHNAAFDQSFVMAAAERTGVKRNPFHPFGMFDTATLAGFMFGQTVLVKACQAAKIPFDGKQAHSALYDTERTAELFCYMVNHLKELGGFPHIAQTDETEKTTENHTAL comes from the coding sequence CTTATCACCACCAATTAAAAAATCGTTTTCGTGGCTACTTTCCTGTCATTATTGATGTGGAAACAGCGGGATTTGATGCGAAAAAAGATGCACTTTTAGAGCTTGCGGCAATTACCTTAAAAATGGATGAAAATGGCAATTTACACCCTGATCAAAAATGCCATTTCCATATTGAACCATTTGAAGGTGCGAATATTAATCCCGAATCACTCAAATTTAACGGGATTGATATTCACAATCCATTGCGTGGTGCCGTATCTGAATTAGATGCCATCACGGGATTGTTCCAAATGGTGCGTCGTGGACAAAAAGATGCAGAATGTCAGCGTTCTATCATCGTGGCACATAATGCGGCTTTTGACCAAAGCTTCGTGATGGCGGCAGCTGAACGTACGGGTGTAAAACGTAATCCATTCCACCCTTTTGGGATGTTTGATACTGCAACGCTTGCTGGTTTTATGTTTGGGCAAACGGTGCTCGTCAAAGCGTGCCAAGCGGCAAAAATTCCTTTTGATGGTAAACAAGCACACTCGGCACTATATGATACCGAACGTACGGCAGAATTATTTTGCTATATGGTGAATCATTTAAAAGAGCTTGGTGGTTTCCCGCATATTGCTCAAACCGATGAAACGGAAAAAACTACTGAAAATCATACCGCACTTTAA